gtagatgatgatttttttttttaaaggtaaaagGTGATTTAACCACATATATATTTGAAACGTATCAacggggtgatttttttttttacaggaattAAAGGAAAACCACACAATTCCgaatgtttcttttcttttatgaagaaaatcatctcatcttctgatTTGGGGATAATCTAATAATTGCAACACATCCTGGTTTTTCATAAACACATCTTAGCTGTGCTGTGTATATACATCTAGAGAAAACTGTAAACCTAGTCTATGTCAGCACTAGACACCGCACGAACAGCATAATGACAAAATGATAAAACGCTTCAAAACTGAATTTCTCTGTTGACATTTTATCTTTTGGATGAATTGACAGTAAAATGCTTCtcttaagcattttttttgttccgttTAGAATCCACCATATAATACTGTACctctttattttgttactttttcaTGTCAAGCAAAATTCCTCCTTGTGGAATTCTTGTCTTTGGACGTCCTTATAGTTCCCAGGTCCCAGAGTCTCCGCTAGCGTCTCCTCTCACAGAGTCCAGAAGTGCAGGTTCAGGTGCTGCGGCTCTAGGACGTGAATCGGTGGTCCCGCTGGCCCTATGTGTACGGGCCCGTGTGCGGATCTGAACCCAGGCAGGGGGGGATCCGGAGTGGACAGGATGTAGTCAATGCTAAACTTGATCTCTGACTCCGGCTTGCCCTGCTGCGTGGGGTTGGGGATGAGGTGGTTTTGTTGGGGACCGGGCCTCGGCCTCTCGGGGTTCAAAGGGCAGAGGGTGGAGTCGGGCTCAGGGCGCCGGGCTGAGGGCAGGCGCTGATTGCTGTGGGTCTCCAAAGGGTGGAAAGGGGTTTCTCCTGAGTCGCGGAGGCCAATTTTCATGGTCCTGCGGCGTCGGCGACGACGGAAGTTGCCGTTCTCGAACAGGTCGAGCATGGATTCGCAGCCTGTGGCAAAAGTCCAGTagtttccctttcctttctcaTTGCCCTCTGTCCGAGGAACCTGAAGGAAAAAATACTTGGTTATACACTGATAATAATACACTAGTACCATTATATGAATTGTACAAGATGAGTACTGCTAGTAAATGAACTTTTTCTGCTTCTCTAGTCTTagaaaaagctgaaaatgaaaaatacaaaacatgtaaaagtcatttaaaaggGAGCACGTCCTCCCCACGTTCGGCGCCCTCACCTTGATGAAGCAACTGTTGAGAGACAGGTTGTGTCTGATGGAGTTCTGCCAGGCTCTCTGGTTGGACCGGTAGTAGGGGAACCGCTTCATGATGAACTCGTAGATGCCCGACAGGGTGACCCGCTGCTCGGGGCTCTGCTGGATGGCCATGGCTATCAGGGCGATGTAGCTGACACACACGTAGAGAGACGCACAAGGtttgatcagaaaaaaaaaagacagtgcaCGTTCAGCTTTTTTAACATTCGTTCCTATTTCAAGcatcaaaaacatgaagcagTTTAGACGTTTAGATCTTTGGCAAACCTCTTGAACAGCGTCCATGAGTTTGTTAAGAAATCTGAGAACGTATATGAAAATACACTGAAATCACTGTTTAAACGATATTAAATATGTCTGTGTTCCTGttaatagaatagaaataaaaacagaagtttttatttcacactatagttgagttttaaaaaagtgaatGCAATCACAagtatctgtgtttttatctttttgctCCAATCTATTGGATGATTGTGAGAATAATGGCagataatttaaatattttcacgATTACAATCATGTTTTAAGTAATGAGTGCCATGCCATTATGCATCTTTTGCCTTTTGCCGATAATGACCAATtaatatgcaaaaaaacaaaaaacaaaaaacaaaacataaaactacaaatattaAAAGTGTAAAGTAAACAAGCAGGTGCTGCACCAACACATAAGAAGGACAGGAATTAAAAGGCGGTCCATACCTGTACGCAGGTCTGCACATCTTCTTCTCTTCGTCGGTGCTGGAGGAAGGGTATCCGTCTCCATCGTAGTTGAAGCAGTTGAAGGGGTAATGAGAGTTGTCGAACATTTCTGCACTTTGAGGGGTCAGGTGCTTAATCTGAACAGTTTGGCTCATCTGACTGTCCCGGCCAAAGCCCAGCAGCAACACCctgtcctgctgctctgctctgctctgccacCATGCTCTGCTCAGCCAGCTGACACTCACTCTGAGCTCGGCTGATGACGGCTGCCTCCAGCCCCCCTCTCCAGTCCCCTCCTCGTCCCCAGCTGCTCTCCAGCCGCCGCTGAGGCTCTCGGGGCTCGCAGCCACCTCTCTCTGAGCTCTTTGAACTCCTGCCACACAACGTCTCCAAACCACTTGAAAATTATATAATTCCaatctgattttctttttcttatttcatgaCTCCAGAAAGgtcagctcttttttttaagtgaaaaatCACTGATAATCGGAGTGTCTGTCATATTTGGGTAGACTGGTTTATCTACATATATTGACTGGTCAAAAACTAAACTGTTTAAGTGCCAGTCCACTTGACTACACCACCTTAAAGTTCCCTTAGGCTACAGATTATAGCTGTTGGGCCCGTCTTGGTAATTTGCTCCTTGTTAGTTTTGGATTTTCATCAGTGAACGGAGGCCACTGCATTTCTATTTAGTCCACACGTCCTTGCTTAAAACTGTCGCAGTGGCTGGTCAAAAAAGTGGATGCAGCAGAACGATAGAAAATCTTCACCTCCCTTGACGAACGCTGAAGCCTACGTCACCCACAGTGCAACTTTTTCAGGTGTGTTATGACAGGAGGGGGACAGTGTGGCCTCAAGCTGCTGGCCTCATGCAGAGATAAGGAATGGGGTACGGAGGCCTGCTAGGATCACTTCTCTTCAAACCCAACGACCCCAAACCCTTTTTTTCTTAGTCTTTTAAAGTTTATCTTTTACATTAAGTCTCACATGAAATCAactaatgattaaaaataaacctttaaaacacGCACATCTGTGTGTTAATCGTGCCTGTTCTCACTTACATCAAGTCAATACATAatgctgatcagccacaacattaaaaccactgacaggagaagtgacgATTcaatcttgtgataattcaattgtgatgttctgctgggaaacttttggacctggcattcattcatgttgatgttacttagacatgaaccacccatacagaccagaccagacacccccaccccatagcaattacacttcttaatggcagcagccacccccagcagcaATGGTTtgggacaactcaaaaaacaaacaaacaaacaaacaaaaaaaaacataaaaaacagcacaagctgttgttgttgacttggcctcccaaactgatcaaatatctgtgcaatgcactggaacaagcacCATAcgccccacaggacaccctcagaagacccacgtccattctctgatgagtcacaactgttttggaggcacaaaggagacctacacaatatgagaaggtggtcacaatgttatggaTGATCGGTAGTAGTTTTGTTGACTGGCGATCCTACGAGGGGGAGGGGGTAAAGATGTACACATGCTGTCCCCCTAGTCCAAACTATTAAAATCTATCATATGGTGAATAGAAGGACGTCCTAATATGACAAAAGgaaccctttttttaaaaaaattttcccttttttatatttttcacttGGTTTTGACTTGAATGTTACACTATAGGTCAATCTTCCACTTACTAAATAAGGTCAAGCAACTTTCAAAaggcaaaacatttaaaagacacagaaagacatCATGTTCTTACCATGGGTCAGTCACTAAAAACACTAccactacatttcccataatgccTTTAATTGGAATACCTTAAAAAGAACTCAATACTCTGCTAATCAAGTCTAGGTTAATGTCAATAATTTCACATGGATTAACAGCATTGAAAAAGAACCTACGTGAACACACACTCTTAACGAGTTATCTTATTGATTTTCCCAGATACGCCAACTCTTCTCCCGACGATATTGTGAGTATAGCACTAGCTGGTCATCGATGTGCTGGTTAACAGACCGACGGTCTTACCGTACCGTAGTCTGGACTGGACGAACGCGGCCCTCTCCCTCACCTCCGGCAGGATCCTGGGTGGTCCGCTTGGGCTCGTAGGCCgccttcatgttttattttgcttctttttataGCCTAATCTCTCTGACTGTACTTAAAACAGCTAACCtcaaaccaacaaacaagaTCCTTtgcatctttgttttctttttctctccgtTAACTCTTtggggtgtgtatgtgtgtgtgtgtccactctGGCAGACGTTTAGTCAACGACGGGAAGTTTTGTAGATGCTATCTATAATGCTCCATAATGGCTATAAATTGTTTCCGTGTCTATGAAACAGGGGGATGTGTATTTTGAAGGGCTCTTAACGGGGCAATTGGAGGTCTCCAGTGAGGCGACAGAGGCCGGGAAAACAGCCTGAGGTCTGCCAGGCCTCTGTGTGTGGCCCCCGCTGGTGCAGGAGTCACCTATAGGTCCTATGGTGATGCTTCCCCGAGACTTTAAAACAAACGCACTTGTTTATTCCCGATGCCGCTGAAACTGCTGAAAGGTCAAACCGGTTCTCAATTTCAGGGGAAGGCCCAGAATTTCTGCCTTTCGAATGTGTTTCTTTATAAAAGGTGTCGAGGTGCAGGTCAAATCAATCATGCGACGGGTGGGCGTAACCCTGTGAAGTGCcagaaatccatttttttcctgttggttTGAACCTTTTCAAAAGACGATTTAAAGGTTTTATAGGCTGATTCCTGCTGTGTTTACACATATTTGTGCCTTTTATTCTGGTGCTTTTTTAGATCAGTATTATCAGATTAACATAAATAGGGTGCCCGGCTGCATAAACCGGCTGTTAAACATCCATGTATTGTCATCTCTAAGCACAGTCACAGCGCGCTGTATAACAAGTAGTACACGATGTTCAGCAAACAAGCTTTGGCACCGATCCTCCgcaaaagcaaaaatgatgGCGTGACAGATTATTATGGGAACGTGAGTCCTTATTGGGCGTGTTTCAaccaacacagagaagaaaataacagctCTGCATGCAATTGGACAGTcccacaaccaatcagaaacaCTTTGTTGCAAACAATCCACGGTCCTCAGAAGACAGTGAGTCAGTTCCTAACACAAcggttccaaaaaaaaagaaaaagaaatgttggtgAAGCTTCCAGGCTATAAAATTAAAGTAGTTCAAAGGCATGCATGTTAGGGTACCCGGTCTAAATTCATGATTGAATTAATGAtgaatggctgtttgtctctttgtgttagccctgtgataacAACTCGATGGACATTATTGAAACTGTGCTATAAGGTGGTGGTGTGGGGTCCAGAAAATATGACGACAGTATATATAGAAATATGAATAGAAGCTATTAAACTGACCTCACTGTTTCTAAAGGCATCACTGATCCACCTCCCTGGTGGATGCATGTTTCCGAGGGATATTCGGTTGGTATTATTAAGACATCATTTCAAAATCACCGTCTCCACTTTTAGCAGAAactgtggaatatttaattttacactCCAGCGCCACCGTATCAAGTGGCTGCTTGTTTTCCGTGATCAAAAAAAcgcatttaactttttttatgcTCATTCAGGTGAGCTCCCACTCGAGGAGAAGCAGCTTGATTCGCATGGAGCTGTGACTAGGCCCGACAGAGGGGAGCAGTAGGTCACAGTATCAGGTTGGTTTGAACCGAGATCTGATAAAGTCCCCGTGGCTCACTCCCATGACGAGGCTTCCTCTGGCGTCCTGTCTGCAACCGACCGCAGTGATTACAGCCCTTAGTTCTCCTCTGGTCACTCTCTGTCCCTCTGATGGTTGTCTCAGACGCCGCTTCCTCCATTCATCCATCGTCCGtttcggtgtgtgtgtttgtgtgtgcgcatacaTGCATTTATGTAAACCAACCAAGGAGCTTTTCCGGGGGCTGTTCTGTGAGGAAAGGTTATCAAAACACAACAGTGCACTGGGAACTGTAAACATGCTTATGCACAGATCTGGGGCTGAGGGCCATTTTCTTTTGCACTGTACTGTGCAGCCATCCCCACTGCCACCATTCACTGTCTAATTATACTAGGTTATGTAGATTGCTACAGATAAGACGTACACAACAGACCTGTTGTATCCAGACTGTCACAGGCAAAGTTCAGACTTATGGAGTCAGTTGAGTCATCTTGAGTGGCTGCcgcattttatttaataattactgTTCTaagatgttttattaatgaCACAAAATAGTACAAAACAGGAATGTTTTTAGGTCTAATCCTTTCCATACTCAAGAACATCGTGACCAGTACCTCACTGCAAACAAGCCCACAGCCAATGTCACATGGGTGATTGTTTCTCCACGCTTGAGCTCTTTTAGCAAGGCTaaactaagctaggctaagttGCGCTTCATTAACTCTGTCCTGATTCCAGATCCAGCTTTAATCCAATGATACTCAAATGTtgcatttcagttttgttttagttattgtGTTAATACTTACCAACTCCCGAAATTGTGTGCTGTATAAACAAACCATTTCTGAAACAGGATGTGTGAAATATTGGACTGGAGAGGTAGATTAGCTGAAGTCGGATGGTTGTGTAATTCTTCGAGCTGCCAGTAAAGATGAAATAAGGTCAAAGGACAAGCCTGGGGTGATCATTTAGAGGGGGATCTCACTCATTTCCTCATCTTACACTTTAATGttattaagttttaaaatgtctgtcATCTCAAGTAAGCATGGGCATTGATAAGCTTTTATTTATACCAATGCTGTTTTCTGCTTATCAATCTGATTATGcatcgattcccttatcaattcctcctccTAGAAAAAGaaggtgtttgtggttttgggTAAACAACATCTTTTTTATTGAGCTTCTTGTTCTTGTAAAACAAATTGGAAATTTGATcgtcactagcactgctctgttAGGCTTAACggcagctgcacttgttgaccggagattgtcgaacacatgccactctctgtatttaatgctgtGTGTCGTCCACAAATGCTTCcccatgttggtggtgttgccgcccttgcttgaaattacagtgCTGCAGAAGTTACACATTGCTCTattacagtcccttctggagaAGTGGAGCCACAGGCCAAACAAAAGTGGTTATGATGTGGCCCTTGTGTGTTTTGCCATATCACATTTGCCAGTTACAAATCACATGTGGCCCAAAAGTAAAATCTATTATTTGGGCTTCAATTACAGAACTGTCCCGGAAGAGAAATTCCCTCTATTTTTGAATATATGGCCAAACGAAAGTGGTTATGATGTGGCCCTTGTGTGTTTTGCCATATCACATTTGCCAGTTACAAATCACATGTGGCCCAAAAGTAAAATCTATTATTTGGGCTTCAATTACACATCTCAGCCAGAGGTGTCATCTAGATGCCACATGTGGCCCAAAAGTCAGTTCTATCAGGTCTATCAGACACTTTCAACCTTTTCAGTCTCTCGGCCATTGAATCTTCCTTGTCATTACGTAAGCTTCATGTGATATGAACGgtgtaaagattcttcttcttttgttttatggcagttAGCATTACTGCCACTATCTGGACTTCAATTTAAAGGTTGATGAATTGAATCAGTTGGAaccagttttttaaaataactggtTATTGAGGCCCATCCCTAATCTTAAGTCTTGAAAGTTTGAGGTGGGaaatgtgtacttttttttcagcTCCATCAGACAAGAGTTTCTCAGCTACTGCTGACAATTAGTCCTTGTCAATTGAATTCACATCTTGTGGTGTTCCCCAAGCTTATATTCTGGGCCCACTGCTCTTTGCATTGTATCTGCTCTCTCTCAC
This window of the Mugil cephalus isolate CIBA_MC_2020 chromosome 16, CIBA_Mcephalus_1.1, whole genome shotgun sequence genome carries:
- the foxl3 gene encoding forkhead box L3, coding for MSQTVQIKHLTPQSAEMFDNSHYPFNCFNYDGDGYPSSSTDEEKKMCRPAYSYIALIAMAIQQSPEQRVTLSGIYEFIMKRFPYYRSNQRAWQNSIRHNLSLNSCFIKVPRTEGNEKGKGNYWTFATGCESMLDLFENGNFRRRRRRRTMKIGLRDSGETPFHPLETHSNQRLPSARRPEPDSTLCPLNPERPRPGPQQNHLIPNPTQQGKPESEIKFSIDYILSTPDPPLPGFRSAHGPVHIGPAGPPIHVLEPQHLNLHFWTL